A region from the Rhodohalobacter sp. 614A genome encodes:
- a CDS encoding toprim domain-containing protein encodes MDTSVYTLLIVESPTIAGIIQKMCPPSVYVISTDGFCWRPRYDVHEHQIKAIADPDKLPIRNELKEQAKIAGTIVIAVDSDASGDFIAWSVNRFIQSSNIKRGQLQSLSKKSIYTMLSETTELDEAHLEARLKNQFLIQKLWSKYAEIPDMQLAGLISILGANTHFHSFLDENHSLYRSNKPVQSHFDEWINLRPAQNHDQFRVQKPLSTFDVLEFIQSEKLSPTFHDGQLLLNQLFQTVLPFSEESLISYPRTSAQAFYSDTWAHMRQQYLNIGSVNHLKPTYLQEIADNEDPHESIHPIDLSIEPDSVAGELPKNIGKLYRWIYNQTLESLSMPKLLEKSLISDLNPDVIFYPDSDNIFNSIQSIYPCLTLSELGIKMNELGIAKSSKFGKTVDEWISKGWIHLNNRTVTPGKKVVKYLDEANSLHKKLLEVNRLKENRTLKPETVKEIITS; translated from the coding sequence ATGGACACATCTGTCTATACACTGCTCATTGTTGAATCTCCTACAATTGCCGGCATTATTCAGAAAATGTGTCCGCCATCGGTCTATGTAATCTCCACAGATGGATTCTGCTGGCGGCCCAGGTACGATGTTCATGAACATCAAATAAAAGCCATTGCCGATCCCGATAAATTACCGATCAGAAATGAACTGAAGGAACAGGCAAAAATAGCCGGTACCATTGTTATTGCCGTAGACTCGGATGCTTCCGGTGATTTTATCGCATGGTCGGTTAACCGATTCATTCAATCATCCAACATTAAACGTGGACAACTGCAAAGCCTCAGCAAAAAGAGTATCTATACTATGCTGAGTGAAACTACCGAACTGGATGAAGCACACCTCGAAGCACGTTTAAAAAACCAATTTCTCATTCAGAAATTATGGTCGAAATATGCTGAAATTCCTGATATGCAGCTTGCAGGATTGATTTCCATTCTTGGAGCCAACACACATTTTCATTCTTTTTTGGATGAAAATCATTCCCTTTATCGCAGCAACAAACCGGTTCAATCTCATTTTGATGAATGGATCAATTTGAGGCCGGCCCAGAATCATGATCAGTTTCGGGTTCAAAAACCACTTTCTACATTTGATGTTTTAGAGTTTATCCAATCTGAAAAGCTTTCTCCCACTTTCCATGATGGTCAGTTGTTGCTAAATCAGCTATTCCAGACTGTGCTTCCCTTTTCAGAGGAATCACTTATCAGTTATCCGAGAACATCCGCCCAGGCATTTTATAGCGACACCTGGGCACACATGCGTCAGCAGTATCTTAATATCGGTTCGGTTAATCATTTGAAGCCGACCTATTTGCAGGAAATTGCAGACAATGAGGATCCCCATGAAAGCATCCATCCTATTGATCTTTCCATTGAACCGGATTCCGTTGCCGGTGAGCTTCCAAAAAACATCGGCAAACTCTACCGCTGGATATACAATCAAACTCTTGAAAGCCTTTCTATGCCAAAGCTCCTGGAAAAGAGTTTGATAAGTGATCTGAATCCGGATGTGATTTTTTATCCTGATTCAGACAATATTTTCAACAGCATTCAATCTATTTATCCGTGCTTAACTTTGAGTGAGCTTGGAATTAAAATGAATGAACTGGGCATCGCAAAATCCTCAAAGTTTGGAAAAACGGTTGACGAATGGATTTCTAAAGGATGGATACATCTGAACAATCGCACCGTTACACCCGGAAAGAAAGTTGTAAAATACCTGGACGAGGCAAATTCACTTCACAAAAAATTACTGGAAGTAAATCGCCTGAAAGAAAATCGCACCCTCAAACCTGAAACCGTAAAGGAGATCATAACGTCTTAA
- the ybeY gene encoding rRNA maturation RNase YbeY produces MTTFPDFPAKSNESVLSVHNPSQFNLPVNEPALERLLQIIEKEENSSFSFVEVVYVDEEGIIEINKEYLDRDYVTDIISFNYEDDPEEGIEGTLYCCAPRIAEQSRELESDPEQEFYRIFIHGLLHLVGYEDSTTEEKEAMTKLENHYLEYLSN; encoded by the coding sequence ATGACAACGTTTCCTGATTTCCCGGCCAAATCGAACGAGTCGGTTTTATCTGTTCATAATCCTTCCCAATTTAATCTTCCGGTCAACGAACCGGCTCTTGAGAGGCTTCTTCAAATCATAGAGAAGGAAGAGAATAGCAGTTTTTCCTTCGTAGAAGTTGTTTATGTTGATGAGGAAGGAATTATCGAAATCAACAAAGAGTATTTAGACAGAGATTATGTAACCGATATCATTTCGTTCAATTACGAGGATGATCCCGAAGAAGGAATTGAAGGTACGCTCTATTGCTGTGCTCCCAGAATCGCCGAACAAAGCAGGGAATTGGAATCTGATCCGGAGCAAGAATTTTATCGTATATTTATCCATGGTTTACTCCATCTTGTGGGGTATGAAGACTCGACAACCGAAGAGAAAGAAGCCATGACAAAGCTCGAAAATCACTACCTGGAATATTTGAGCAACTGA
- a CDS encoding sodium-dependent transporter — protein MDLQAKGSNLPKERFSTKWGLILSVLGIAVGTGNIWRFPRIAAQNGGDTGAGAFLIAWITFLFIWSIPLIIAEYGMGRNGRKGVIGSYIKMVGKNSAWMGSFIGFVATAIMFYYSVVAGWCVYYLIESVFSVLPDSVEHADMVWSGFQSSTLPSILHALMIFLGGLVILKGVKSIERINMILIPSLLVVLIISLIKALTLSGSGAGIAYLFTPDWSTLKEPGVWLEALTQNAWDTGAAWGLILTYGAYMRKQDDITISAFQTGIGNNLISLMAAVIIFSTVFGTLGSQMSDGEILEVMRTSGPASTGLTFMWMPQLFNEMTGGRIFAILFFLGLTFAAFSSLISMIELATKVFIDMGITRKKATIGVCIVGFLFGLPSAISVDILANQDFVWGVGLMISGGFISFAVIRFGANEFRNTLVNTAESRVKLGYWWTFIIKYVIPVEVVTLLVWWIYLSAAVYAPDTWYNPLSPFSVATVFVQWGVVMLLFKLYNSKIADKTILN, from the coding sequence ATGGATTTGCAAGCAAAGGGCAGTAATCTTCCGAAAGAACGTTTTTCCACTAAATGGGGACTGATTTTAAGCGTTTTGGGAATCGCAGTTGGTACGGGTAATATTTGGCGATTTCCCCGCATTGCAGCTCAAAATGGGGGCGATACCGGAGCCGGTGCCTTCCTGATTGCCTGGATTACATTTCTTTTCATCTGGTCGATTCCTCTGATCATTGCCGAATATGGAATGGGTAGAAATGGACGGAAAGGAGTTATCGGATCCTATATTAAAATGGTTGGCAAGAACTCTGCCTGGATGGGAAGTTTTATTGGGTTTGTAGCCACAGCCATTATGTTTTACTACAGCGTAGTTGCCGGATGGTGTGTCTATTACCTGATCGAATCCGTTTTCTCTGTACTTCCGGACTCTGTTGAACATGCGGATATGGTTTGGTCGGGTTTTCAAAGCTCAACACTTCCATCCATTTTGCATGCACTGATGATATTTCTGGGAGGACTGGTCATTTTAAAAGGAGTGAAGAGCATTGAGCGAATTAACATGATTTTGATTCCGTCTCTTCTGGTGGTATTAATCATTTCTTTGATTAAAGCTCTCACATTATCAGGAAGTGGTGCCGGGATTGCTTATCTGTTTACGCCCGATTGGTCAACATTGAAAGAACCCGGTGTTTGGCTTGAGGCTCTTACACAAAATGCCTGGGATACCGGTGCCGCCTGGGGATTAATCCTTACGTACGGGGCCTATATGCGGAAACAGGATGATATTACCATTAGCGCTTTTCAAACCGGTATCGGGAACAACCTGATATCATTGATGGCTGCTGTCATTATATTTTCAACAGTTTTCGGCACACTGGGATCTCAAATGAGTGACGGAGAAATTCTGGAAGTCATGAGAACGTCGGGACCAGCTTCAACAGGTCTTACGTTCATGTGGATGCCACAGCTTTTTAATGAAATGACTGGCGGGCGTATTTTTGCGATTCTCTTTTTTCTTGGGCTCACGTTCGCGGCATTCAGTTCACTCATTTCAATGATTGAACTCGCCACAAAAGTGTTTATCGATATGGGTATAACACGGAAAAAAGCTACAATTGGAGTATGTATTGTAGGATTTTTATTTGGATTGCCTTCAGCCATTTCTGTAGATATTCTCGCCAATCAAGACTTTGTTTGGGGCGTAGGTTTGATGATTTCCGGCGGATTTATTTCGTTTGCCGTGATCCGCTTTGGGGCTAATGAATTCAGAAATACACTTGTTAATACCGCGGAAAGCCGAGTGAAACTGGGGTATTGGTGGACCTTCATTATCAAATATGTGATACCTGTGGAAGTGGTAACGCTTCTTGTTTGGTGGATTTATCTAAGTGCGGCCGTATATGCGCCGGATACCTGGTACAATCCGCTCAGTCCGTTTTCAGTAGCTACCGTTTTTGTTCAGTGGGGAGTAGTGATGCTTCTATTCAAACTTTACAATTCAAAAATTGCTGATAAAACGATTCTGAATTAA
- a CDS encoding protein O-mannosyl-transferase family gives MDFSSIFATHRKRNIFFASISFIYAFFVYFLTVAPTTSFWDPAEYIAIAHTLQVAHPPGSPFFALVGRIVSMFMPTEYVALSINMISVVASAFTIMLLYLIIVRLIEEWRGPAEEMDFMDQVSTYGGALLGALTFTVSHTQWFNAVEAEMYASSMCLTALVVWLSLKWSANHDQPYAERWLILIAYLFGIGIGVHLLNLLALFFVAMIIYYKKVEFSIPSFLMMAGIAVLGFLSVYPGIVIWLPNLAGQIGPATYDLIGPITFIVIVVAALAYGIYYTHTHGHRLINMILLAYAMIIIGYSSYALVIIRSQAGPPIDENDPSTVEAFVSYLSRDQYGQSPLLMGNTFDNSIGAIDREDEVLFPRRHSAQPQHMQYYSNFDSDLDYFLGYQVNHMYVRYFNWNFIGREADIQDTGWYSGFSETRHSNNPANSGYFYLPLLIGLFGFLYHFRNDWKRALSILALFLLTGLAIIFYLNQTPYEPRERDYAYVGSFFAFTIWVGLGAAGIIEMIKDAVGNSKPVVFLSIGVMFLAVPGWMLVENWPSHDRSELYVARDYAYNLLQSLEENAIVFTNGDNDTFPLWYLQEVEGVRTDVRVVNLSLLNTDWYIKQLRDRQTHESLPLPINLSDQEIEEMTSQLELFNPQEIVIPVDKDLLSSVFEANPDQLEDSTSQFFRGGGLPEDVELTPMLYNQLRMAKDYSISVDEMDDEVRWYLEGRSAGRDSQGNERFYLQTQDKMILHILQNNQWIRPVYFANTVSNSGQLGLQNFFQFEGKAFRIVPKQREVGPFGYVDPEVHADRLEKFRFENWDSPDAYFNENIRRMLGNYRYGFTQLADAYMERGDTTSAAQWLKFGEDKIPVREIEHDWTIPTLYAYRYMRTGETDRANDLSMFISDQLQRELRYDMQELDDLESQLTSLEQDIQMARSRARTDEAQQLRSRLQRLANTRESLVQNISFSVSRLTILQNIFYENDELEAADLLRMEVNSITDGRLALPDSIGESRQRISQFGLN, from the coding sequence ATGGATTTCTCTTCAATTTTCGCTACTCACAGAAAGCGAAACATTTTCTTTGCATCTATCAGCTTTATCTATGCTTTTTTTGTCTACTTCCTGACTGTGGCACCTACCACGTCATTTTGGGATCCCGCTGAATATATTGCCATTGCACATACATTGCAGGTAGCCCATCCTCCGGGTTCACCCTTCTTTGCCCTTGTGGGACGAATTGTATCGATGTTCATGCCTACGGAGTATGTCGCTTTAAGCATCAATATGATCAGCGTGGTTGCATCGGCATTTACAATCATGCTTCTTTATCTGATTATTGTTCGCTTGATTGAAGAGTGGCGCGGCCCTGCTGAAGAGATGGATTTTATGGACCAGGTGAGTACTTACGGGGGGGCACTTCTGGGAGCACTCACCTTCACAGTGAGCCACACACAATGGTTTAATGCGGTTGAGGCAGAAATGTATGCCTCGTCCATGTGTTTAACTGCACTTGTGGTTTGGCTTTCTTTGAAATGGTCTGCTAACCACGATCAACCTTATGCCGAACGCTGGCTGATACTCATTGCATATCTTTTCGGAATTGGAATCGGTGTTCACCTTCTCAACTTACTCGCTTTGTTCTTTGTAGCAATGATTATTTACTACAAGAAAGTCGAGTTTTCTATTCCTTCTTTTTTAATGATGGCCGGGATTGCCGTTCTCGGATTTTTATCGGTTTATCCAGGCATTGTTATCTGGCTTCCTAATCTTGCCGGACAGATTGGCCCGGCCACCTATGACCTGATTGGACCGATCACTTTTATTGTGATTGTTGTAGCAGCACTGGCATATGGCATTTATTATACGCATACACACGGTCATCGCCTGATAAATATGATTCTCCTGGCATATGCCATGATTATTATCGGCTATTCCAGTTATGCACTGGTTATTATCCGTTCGCAGGCCGGTCCGCCTATTGATGAAAATGACCCCTCAACCGTTGAAGCATTTGTGAGTTATCTCAGCCGGGATCAGTATGGGCAGTCTCCCCTTTTGATGGGTAATACTTTCGACAATTCCATCGGAGCGATCGACCGTGAAGATGAAGTGCTCTTCCCACGACGGCATTCAGCACAGCCGCAGCACATGCAGTACTACTCCAATTTTGATTCCGACCTGGACTATTTCCTCGGTTACCAGGTTAACCACATGTATGTGCGATACTTTAACTGGAATTTCATTGGGCGCGAAGCCGATATTCAGGATACCGGTTGGTACTCGGGATTTTCAGAAACCAGGCATTCCAACAATCCCGCTAACTCCGGCTATTTCTATCTGCCGCTCCTGATTGGCCTTTTCGGCTTCCTTTATCATTTCCGGAATGACTGGAAACGGGCGCTCTCCATTCTCGCACTGTTTCTGCTTACGGGCCTAGCGATCATTTTTTATCTAAATCAAACGCCTTATGAACCGCGCGAGCGGGACTACGCATATGTAGGTTCGTTTTTTGCATTTACAATATGGGTAGGGTTGGGAGCCGCCGGGATCATCGAAATGATTAAAGACGCTGTCGGGAACAGTAAACCTGTTGTTTTTCTTTCTATTGGAGTGATGTTTCTGGCCGTTCCCGGCTGGATGCTTGTTGAAAACTGGCCGAGCCATGACCGAAGTGAACTTTATGTGGCACGGGATTACGCTTACAATCTTCTGCAATCTCTTGAAGAAAATGCCATCGTTTTTACAAACGGAGACAACGACACCTTCCCTCTTTGGTACTTACAGGAAGTGGAAGGGGTTCGTACGGATGTACGGGTTGTTAACCTGAGCCTCCTCAATACCGATTGGTACATCAAACAACTTCGCGACCGGCAAACACACGAATCTCTGCCTCTCCCAATTAATCTTTCCGATCAGGAAATTGAAGAGATGACATCTCAGCTTGAACTTTTCAATCCACAGGAGATTGTCATCCCGGTAGATAAGGATTTGCTATCCTCCGTATTTGAAGCCAATCCCGACCAGCTTGAGGATTCAACCAGCCAGTTCTTCAGAGGTGGTGGACTGCCTGAGGATGTTGAACTCACTCCCATGCTGTATAATCAGTTGAGGATGGCAAAAGACTATTCCATCTCCGTTGATGAAATGGATGATGAAGTTCGATGGTATTTGGAAGGACGCTCCGCCGGACGCGACAGCCAAGGCAACGAACGGTTTTACCTGCAAACGCAGGATAAAATGATCCTCCACATTTTACAAAATAACCAATGGATACGACCAGTTTACTTTGCGAATACAGTTTCGAATTCGGGACAGTTAGGACTCCAGAATTTCTTTCAGTTTGAAGGAAAAGCATTCCGGATTGTACCAAAACAAAGGGAAGTCGGACCGTTCGGTTATGTTGATCCCGAAGTACATGCCGACAGGCTTGAAAAATTCCGGTTTGAAAACTGGGATTCTCCCGACGCCTATTTCAATGAGAATATTCGCCGGATGCTTGGAAACTATCGCTATGGATTTACACAGCTTGCCGATGCATATATGGAACGCGGTGATACAACCAGCGCCGCCCAGTGGCTGAAGTTTGGAGAAGATAAAATTCCGGTGCGCGAAATCGAGCATGACTGGACAATTCCAACGCTCTATGCTTACAGGTATATGCGAACCGGCGAAACAGATCGGGCCAACGATCTTTCAATGTTTATAAGCGATCAGCTTCAGCGCGAACTTCGCTATGACATGCAGGAACTCGACGACCTTGAAAGCCAGTTAACCAGTCTTGAACAAGATATACAAATGGCACGCTCCAGAGCCCGAACAGACGAAGCCCAACAGCTGCGAAGCAGGCTCCAAAGGCTGGCTAACACACGGGAATCACTCGTTCAGAATATCAGCTTTTCGGTAAGCAGGCTAACAATTCTTCAGAATATTTTTTATGAAAATGATGAACTTGAAGCAGCCGATTTACTGCGAATGGAGGTAAATTCAATTACAGATGGACGGTTGGCATTGCCCGATTCCATAGGAGAAAGCCGTCAGCGAATAAGCCAGTTTGGTCTGAATTGA